From a single Planococcus shenhongbingii genomic region:
- the queC gene encoding 7-cyano-7-deazaguanine synthase QueC, producing the protein MKKEKAVVVFSGGQDSTTCLFWALKNFSEVATVTFDYGQRHSAEIECARKIAEELGVSFKVLDMTLINQLSANALTRDDIEVTAKEGELPSTFVPGRNHLFFSFAAVYADAIGARHLVTGVSQTDFSGYPDCRDTFIRSLNVTLNLAMDKQFIIHTPLMWLDKSEVWELADELDALDFVQDKTLTCYNGVPSTGCGECPACVLRNEGLAVYKARKSAGEPV; encoded by the coding sequence TTGAAAAAAGAAAAAGCGGTTGTCGTTTTCAGCGGCGGCCAAGACAGTACCACTTGCCTGTTCTGGGCATTGAAAAATTTTAGCGAAGTTGCCACGGTGACATTCGATTACGGCCAGCGCCACTCAGCTGAGATTGAATGTGCACGAAAAATTGCAGAAGAACTCGGCGTTTCTTTCAAAGTGCTCGACATGACGTTGATCAATCAGCTGTCAGCTAATGCGCTGACCCGTGATGACATTGAAGTGACGGCAAAAGAAGGAGAACTGCCATCAACTTTCGTGCCAGGCAGAAATCATTTATTCTTTTCATTTGCAGCTGTTTATGCAGATGCCATCGGCGCACGGCATTTAGTCACAGGAGTCAGCCAAACAGATTTCAGCGGCTACCCGGATTGCCGCGATACATTTATCAGATCGCTGAATGTGACATTGAACCTCGCGATGGACAAACAATTCATCATTCATACGCCATTAATGTGGCTTGATAAGTCGGAAGTGTGGGAACTCGCAGATGAATTGGATGCCCTCGACTTTGTGCAAGACAAAACCTTGACGTGCTATAACGGAGTTCCAAGTACAGGCTGCGGCGAGTGTCCGGCATGCGTCTTACGCAACGAAGGACTTGCGGTATACAAAGCGCGGAAGTCAGCAGGTGAACCTGTATGA
- a CDS encoding kinase — MIKRRIKERFDWKLKIEYEDFFRNIPLHNFPSKTIIGIDGLSRSGKTTFAGELEKYLIGAGISVQVFHTDDFIVERKRRYGTGLEEWQEYYFLQWEAEHLAEFFFGKLKSANFLELWYYDTEKDSHSLKTIDLPDEGVVLIEGVFLQRKEWRNFFDQVVYLECSAEDRFFREPQDMRNKTDLLKRRYWKAEAYYEETVKPAEQADWLFENAVRKIGDFK; from the coding sequence ATGATAAAAAGAAGAATCAAGGAAAGGTTTGATTGGAAGTTGAAAATAGAATACGAAGATTTTTTCAGGAATATCCCTCTGCATAATTTTCCAAGTAAAACGATTATTGGAATTGATGGATTAAGCCGGTCAGGCAAAACCACTTTTGCCGGCGAATTAGAGAAGTATTTAATAGGCGCCGGTATTTCTGTTCAGGTATTCCACACCGATGACTTTATTGTGGAACGCAAGCGGCGCTATGGCACAGGGTTGGAAGAATGGCAGGAGTATTATTTTTTGCAATGGGAAGCTGAACATCTGGCCGAGTTTTTCTTTGGCAAATTGAAAAGCGCTAATTTTCTGGAGCTGTGGTATTACGATACTGAAAAAGACAGCCATAGTTTAAAAACCATTGACCTTCCAGATGAAGGAGTCGTTTTGATCGAAGGCGTATTTCTGCAGCGCAAAGAATGGAGGAACTTTTTTGATCAAGTGGTGTACTTGGAATGTTCGGCAGAAGACCGCTTTTTCAGGGAACCTCAAGACATGCGAAACAAAACCGATTTGTTAAAGCGGCGCTATTGGAAAGCGGAAGCCTATTATGAAGAAACAGTAAAACCCGCAGAACAGGCTGATTGGCTGTTTGAGAATGCCGTCAGAAAGATAGGAGATTTCAAATGA
- a CDS encoding M1 family metallopeptidase has product MTSMVKNKRMIWILVAVAAVVVGVLLVFLSRDSNEKGSTEMGASADYNIDLELDEQNRFHISTEIEVLNESEEAFEDLGFYLVPNAINSQELSELAQEAAEIAVNSVKQGDRELAYNLENNELLIELENALEPENRQQVVIDYTLQIPRDGMRLSQVGDNYFLAQWYPMLAQYDNGWDIEDFDMLGESYHTGFGNFEVSYSLPKEYFVASSAIEGNIEPSSSGTVKGERIKDFYVAFLNTEEWLHESVQANGTVLRLFTPIDQDFLDENIVMAKAAYTFFEENIGDNPFPELDIIANDGYMEYPNVIEVAKTRDALDEVLVHEIAHQWFYYIVGNDPYEDAWADESLTEFAASIFLADYYNDEQYGFSSAQDFAASYPTANYVNLPLEKFNEGSYASTVYGEAPLLLRDFFNERGGQEEALEFLSAYYQEFQFKNVNTPEFKEFFIDYYGEEQRKFLDSWLK; this is encoded by the coding sequence ATGACCAGCATGGTGAAAAACAAACGAATGATTTGGATTTTAGTGGCGGTGGCTGCGGTTGTGGTCGGAGTGCTTCTTGTTTTCTTGTCGCGTGACAGCAATGAAAAAGGTTCAACCGAAATGGGCGCGAGCGCGGACTACAACATAGACCTTGAACTGGATGAGCAGAACCGGTTTCACATCAGCACAGAAATCGAAGTGTTAAATGAATCAGAAGAAGCTTTTGAAGACCTCGGTTTTTATCTTGTGCCCAATGCCATTAACTCACAAGAACTTTCAGAACTGGCGCAGGAAGCAGCAGAAATAGCCGTCAATTCAGTCAAGCAGGGCGATAGAGAATTGGCTTATAACCTAGAGAATAATGAGCTGCTGATTGAGTTGGAAAATGCTTTGGAACCTGAAAACCGCCAACAAGTGGTGATTGATTATACATTGCAGATTCCAAGGGACGGCATGCGCTTGTCCCAAGTCGGTGATAATTACTTTCTAGCGCAATGGTATCCGATGCTGGCTCAATATGACAATGGATGGGATATTGAGGACTTTGATATGCTCGGAGAATCTTACCATACCGGCTTCGGCAATTTTGAAGTGAGCTATAGTTTGCCTAAAGAGTATTTCGTAGCCAGTTCGGCCATCGAAGGAAACATTGAGCCAAGTTCCTCGGGAACCGTAAAAGGAGAGCGCATCAAGGATTTCTATGTGGCTTTTTTGAATACGGAAGAATGGCTGCATGAATCCGTACAAGCAAACGGCACGGTATTGCGGCTGTTTACGCCGATTGACCAAGACTTTCTTGACGAAAATATAGTCATGGCGAAAGCAGCTTATACTTTCTTCGAAGAAAATATCGGGGACAACCCGTTTCCGGAACTTGATATCATTGCAAATGACGGTTATATGGAATATCCGAACGTCATAGAAGTGGCTAAAACTCGCGATGCCCTTGACGAAGTATTAGTCCACGAAATTGCCCATCAATGGTTTTATTATATTGTCGGCAATGACCCGTACGAAGACGCTTGGGCGGATGAAAGCCTGACGGAATTTGCGGCATCCATTTTTTTAGCGGATTACTATAATGATGAACAGTACGGCTTTAGTTCAGCCCAAGACTTCGCTGCTTCCTACCCAACTGCAAACTATGTGAATTTACCGCTGGAAAAGTTCAATGAAGGGTCATATGCTTCCACTGTATACGGGGAAGCGCCGCTATTATTGCGGGATTTTTTCAATGAAAGAGGCGGCCAGGAAGAAGCGCTTGAATTTCTTTCCGCATATTATCAGGAATTTCAATTCAAGAATGTCAATACGCCTGAGTTCAAAGAGTTTTTTATAGACTATTATGGGGAAGAGCAGAGAAAATTTTTGGATAGCTGGCTGAAATAA
- a CDS encoding DUF4362 domain-containing protein, which produces MGNLKKVLLIGFALLAAGCQSSAEDPGNPDANDDDSSGRDRIFNRHGEIENLDRFERFLSYVDQGQEDAIRIVNYTIEGDPIYQDLTFNGEMIQYVYDSSKDNYGSGEVMELTCTSIEKVEQADFTDYVLAECDSDMNPIILSIGK; this is translated from the coding sequence ATGGGAAACTTGAAAAAGGTTTTACTGATCGGATTTGCGTTATTGGCTGCCGGCTGCCAAAGCTCTGCTGAAGATCCAGGAAATCCTGATGCAAATGACGATGATTCATCTGGAAGAGATCGAATTTTTAACCGGCATGGAGAAATTGAAAACTTGGACAGGTTTGAGAGGTTCTTGTCATACGTTGACCAAGGGCAAGAAGATGCCATCCGCATTGTCAATTACACCATTGAAGGCGACCCGATATACCAAGACCTTACCTTCAATGGGGAAATGATTCAATATGTATACGATTCCAGCAAAGACAACTATGGCTCTGGAGAAGTCATGGAACTGACTTGTACTTCAATAGAAAAAGTAGAACAGGCAGACTTTACTGATTATGTATTGGCTGAATGCGATTCAGATATGAATCCGATAATATTAAGCATCGGAAAATAA